GGTCTAATTCTAACTCTGGCCATTAGTCCTTGGTTTTCCTTGTTGctgcacagagagagagagagagagagagagagagagagagagagagattagacaGACAGATCCAAGGTAAGCAGAGCCGCAAGCGAAGCACACGGAAAtaggaggggaggcggctgcTTGCAACTTGTAGCTGcctgtcgtcgtcctcgtctacTTCCGATCCTTGTGCTGGTCCTCTCCGCACACCACTCTTCATGCACTGCTTATGTATCTATAAACcacaagcaaaaagaaaaaaaaagttctaacAATACTTTGTTAGCTGCTGAGTGCCATTATTAGAGTGTTAAAACATACTATTACTAACTGTGGAATGGTGGGCGCCCAAGATTGCTAGTGTGTGCCTTATCCTCTTGGTCGTTCCTtttgattataaaaaaaatgtacatattTCAGGACTGTTCGATATGTTGCCAAAATCAACCTTGTTAAAACGCCAAATTTTGATATATGTTGacgttacatttttttttgcagtgtTGGATGTGTTGGTTTATAGCTTCGTCATATTTTAATAGAGTAGCATGGGTAGTATGTTTAGTTTATTATCCTATATACCCACCTCTCTCATCTTTCAATGTTTATTGACTCCAAGCATTTGGTCTCTCTCTCAAGGTTATATTACCTTGTTTATGCAAGCaaaagtaaataaattactagtTAACTTAGTTATATCTTCATTTGATCCTATTTTAATGCTTATGAACGTTAAAGCTATAAAACTACACGagcaaaataataaatttgctCATTAATCAGCAAAAACAACAAATGACATTAAATTAGAGCTAAGGGCGACAACTACAACTACAAGTGGAGCAAGACAAAGACatttaaacaagaaaaaaacatttaatTTTCCTAGTCACCCTTATTTAAATAACTTCAAGAAGACGACATGTCGTATAGTGCTACTCTACACAAATGATTGTTCCAATTTAAataatcattttcttttttagggTAAAATAATCATTTTCTATCACAGGTTTAAACAGAATCAACTTGTTGTgggaaattcaaattcaaattcaatttgaaTTATGTTAAAAGCTAGAACAAAGGGGGAAAAAATCACAATCAATTCGTAGTTTTCAGAGGagaattgaatttgaataaattcgTTTAAAAAACATCGAACAAGAGGGGAAAAAGAACCAGCGGGAACTCAGGGAGGAGGAGAACAaacaagagaggaaaaaaaaagaaaaaaagagagagagagagagagacccgGAAAAATCGGTgcagaaaagagagaaaagcgCGAGGCGGctgcccccacccccacccacgcctccgcctcgccacgCACCCCCACCCCATGTCGCCTTCTCCCTCGCCGGCGAAGCAACCCCCAATCCCGGCCGAATTGATCCCAATTAgatgcaccaccaccaccacctccccgtcgtcgcccccgccgccgcatcaccggacgcggccgccgccgaccctcccccctcctccgaTCCCAACCACCTCGGGCCCCCTCCCGCCCTCCGCATCCACATCCCCTCCAGCCCCCACCATGCGCTCCCCTCCACCCCTCACAAGCGCCCCGTCATgacctcctcctcggcctcgtcCACCCCGACCAGgccgtccccgtcgccgtcgccgttcgcgccgccgcggcaccgCCGGAAGgtcgcccccgccgcggcgtcgcccgcgcccgccgcggcggcggcggcggcgaggcacctcctccgctgcctccacctccgcctccgcctcctcctcctcctctccctcccgacCCTCTACTTCCTCTCCCCATCCCCGGCCATCCTCCCGCGCTCCCTCCTCGCCGacttcctctccgccgccgccttctcctgcgcgctcctcctcctcctctgcctctccctcccgcgcctccccttcccgctccccttccccctcccgctccgccgcccgcgccgatcCCCCATCCTCTGGTCCATCGGCTCCtcgccctccgcctccgcctccgcccccaccaCCGGCCATTTCGTCCAGGTCTACAGCAACGGCGATGTCTACGAGGGCCAGTTCAACCGCGGCCGCTGCACCGGCAGCGgcgtctactactactacatgaGTGGCAGGTACGAGGGGGACTGGATCGACGGCAAGTACGACGGCTATGGCGTCGAGACCTGGGCCAGGGGAAGCCGGTACAGGGGCCAGTACCGGCAAGGGCTTAGGCACGGGCACGGCGTATACAGGTTCTACACCGGGGATGTGTACGCCGGAGAATGGTCCAATGGGCAGAGCCATGGGTATGGCGTGCACACCTGCGAGGATGGCAGCCGCTACATTGGGGAATTCAAGAGGGGTGTCAAGCATGGACTTGGCCACTACCATTTCAGGTGTGGGACTGAACTTATATATTTCATTTGCTGCTGCCTGCTAGAGAATTTGTCATTGTTGTGAAATTAGCTGTTGCAACTAGTTAAGAGCATGTTTATGATCCATCATTGGTCAGTCAAATAGATATGGATGTTGCAAAATGTTTAGTGGTAATGTCAAATTAGGCAAATGCATGATTGTTTAACCACAGTATATGATAAGAGTGAAATTAGCATGGTTTTGGTGTTTTGCACCAGCGATTGCTAAATTATTCCCATccttgtggatttgtgtatccAAACAAGTATCTTGTAATTGGTTATAACTTATAACACAGTTTTATCTTCGAACCTTATCTGCTTATACCAGTAAGTTAGGTGTTGCTTAAATTTTAGATCTTGTGAAGTTGAGCAGAACGTTAGATTCTCTATTATCTATGTAGTTGTCTACTATGTTGCTTTATATGCACTGaattttagagcttttcctAACCCTAGTAGATAATGTATTAAATGTGAATGCTTCATTTGATCAAAGGGAATGACTTCCATTAGCTTATTGTTTACAAGGGAGAGATGAAATGTTGGGCTGGTAGTGGTACCTTCTTCTGAAAGATCCAACTTGGAATTTACTTTTGCCATTTATGGTAGATTCTGAAAAAGTTGTAATTATCACTAGGGTATAGCCTCCAACGACCCTGTATTTTTTTACCCTCTGCCCTGCTCATGAATCAGAATATAAGGTGTTCCTTTATGTTCTCAGCCTATATCATTAGGTAGGAAATCAATTTGGTGAAGCAGAGCAGATTACCAACTATAGAGATAAAAGTTAGAGCTGTAGGGAAAACTGATACTTTTACCACCTCAGTCTACTAATACACATCATTTTTTGTTATCACTTATCAGAAAGCAAGCTTTTTTTTACACTTAATGCATGCCTATATTCTTCTAGAAGACGTTTTTAAAGTTAAAACAAGTGATGATTTGCCTGTTTATGCTAGTCTAGCTGTGTTTTGTGAGCATGCTTAGCTGTCCTCCTGTTCCATTTCTTCCTGGATTGTTGATATGCTGTTAGAAGCTGATCTCGTGCAAATTTGCACTGGTCAAGCTGAGCACTAGTTATTTCACATGTGGAATACTGGATGTCTAATTTGATCCATTGCATTTTGCTTATTCCATTAGTTTCCATTTTTGGTTCTTTCCAGCCATATATCTCTCATCTCTCTGTTGTATTATATCTGTCTTGATTGTTTGACTTCCTACCATAATCCCATGTGTATCCAAGTAGTGAATTAGTGATAATCTGAAATGGAAAACAGGGTCCTCTCCTCTGTTGGTTTAGCTTCTGGCATATAGCTCTTCTAAAGCTAAATCTGTTTCTCGTTGTTGGGGATCATTCTGTATTTGTTGATTAGGGTAATTGTTGGTTCATTCTTAGTTGTAGCTTCAATCTAAATATCTAATGCAAGCAGTCTTTTGGTATCGCTAATACTAATATGATTGATGTTCTCTTTTATTTATGCTGCATCGTTTAACCGTGCGGGATTTGGCCATCCATTCTCTGTTATTAGTTATCTAGATTTATGTCCGTAATGCTTATTGATTTATGTCTGATTGGTTACGAGCTATATTAGTCATCGTTGACAGTGTCATGTCATGACGGGCTGTTTGGATTTGGAAATCCTACTTTGTTGTCCTGTGTCAGGGACGAATATTAAAAATCCATATATATACTATACCTAGTCTTTTCACTTCCATCTACCAAATTAAAACTTGATGgtgtattcatttttttttttgcaaagtttATGAGATAGCATGATATATTGTGTGTGATGTATGTTAGTTGTACCAGTCTACTACATATTTGAGCACCACTATCTGTTTGTATATTTCCTTATCTTTCCCTTGTTTACAGTTTCCCGTGTGAAACTTTGTTCTTCTCTACGGATTCATTTTAATAAAAGCTGTATGTTTAGATTTCCACATAGCCCATAGGCCATAGATGCATTGTTGCAGTTTAGCCTGATTCACTAGTGCTCTATATATCTATTTATACGATGCAGCATCCTGTACAAGTTTATTGGGTTGACCTTTGAACTAACATTTTGTTAACTTGTGTCAAGGAATGGCGATACCTATGCTGGGGAGTACTTTGCTGATAGAATGCATGGCTTCGGAGTCTACAGTTTTGCCAATGGTCACAGATACGAGGGAGCTTGGCATGAGGGTAGAAGGCAAGGATTAGGCATGTATACTTTCAGGAATGGAGAGACACAAGCAGGCCATTGGCAAAATGGAGTTCTTGACACCTTGAGCACCCAAAACATTATCCCTGGGTCCCCTATAGCTGTGAACCATTCCAAGGTCCTCAATGCAGTGCAGGTAATGTTCCTGAACACTATTACGCCATTAGCTGTCAGAAAGTTTCTCTGGCCATTTTTGCTTAGTACAATTCTACTCTCTAAGTTCTGATTATGTTGCACTATCAGGAGGCGAGAAGAGCTGCAGAGAGGGCCTATGACGTCCCAAGAGTCGACGATAAGGTGAACAGGGCCGTTGCTTCAGCAAATAAAGCAGCCAATGCAGCCAGGGTGGCTGCTGTGAAGGCTGCACAAAAGCGCATGCCAAATAATGGCAATGATCTACCGTTGTCAGTAGTGTGAGAAGGAAAGCCAACATAAGGTTGGCACGAAGCTGCTTCGCGATGTCATCGCGTTGTTACCAATTCGCCCGACACAACCTTCCGCTTCCCTACAGGGGGAAGTTGCTCCACCCCATCGGGCCGTGGCGATACCCTGAGTGACTGCCGTTGCAGCAGAGCTTCGGAACCAGAGTTTTCCGCCATTCCCTCCATACATCTTTTGTGGTGTCTTTTGCGACGCAGCAGAACTCCtgcgcagagagagagagcttccTGTTGTCGAAGGCAACTGATCGAGGTCAGTAGGGTTCtcgtgctttcttttttttctcttcttcagtgTAATACTCATCCTATGTTTAGAGATACGATGATGTACACACCCCCAACATCAGGAGACAAAATCTCTGTTGCCTTTTGTCTCTTGGCTTTAAGCATGTATAGAACCTACATATTCCACGGTGCCGGCCGTGCTGGTTGGAGGAACCGCATGCCGCCCCCGCCATTGTCTGTACTACTTTGTACCTGAACGCATAAAGATAACCATGACCTTGAATGAATGGAATGCCTCCTGTTGTTTTCGTGGTTGATGTGTAACTGCACATTGGATTATACTATTACCATTAGTAGGTATAGGAATATATGCCAAAATCCATTATCATTTGTGGGGACTGGAAACACGAGCTACCAAATAATTGTGGATTGATCAACAAGCATTTGCATCTTGAAGGAAATTATTGGCGCACCCAAAGCACAATTCATAGCATACGATGCTGCTTGCTGTTTAATTAAAGCATACAAACTGAACCGAATAGTGATTACTCCAAGAATAAATTGGCATTACAAATTCAAACCAAATGCTGCTCAGCTAAGTAACAATTAGAAAAATCAGAGATGAGAAACGGCGATGATACCGGATTACTCAGCCGTCCGTCAGGAGTCAAATGCCGCGTTCAAAAATTTACGTAAGCGATCTGTATCATCAGCGACAGCTTTGGTACAGTTCAATCAGAGCCGTCGATGACTCGATCGACGGTAGGATGCCGCGTCCTTCCCGAAGAAGGCTTCACCTGCCGCGTCTTGCGGGCTCGCAAATACACGACGCGTCTCAACGACTCCac
Above is a window of Oryza sativa Japonica Group chromosome 10, ASM3414082v1 DNA encoding:
- the LOC4349415 gene encoding uncharacterized protein translates to MHHHHHLPVVAPAAASPDAAAADPPPSSDPNHLGPPPALRIHIPSSPHHALPSTPHKRPVMTSSSASSTPTRPSPSPSPFAPPRHRRKVAPAAASPAPAAAAAAARHLLRCLHLRLRLLLLLSLPTLYFLSPSPAILPRSLLADFLSAAAFSCALLLLLCLSLPRLPFPLPFPLPLRRPRRSPILWSIGSSPSASASAPTTGHFVQVYSNGDVYEGQFNRGRCTGSGVYYYYMSGRYEGDWIDGKYDGYGVETWARGSRYRGQYRQGLRHGHGVYRFYTGDVYAGEWSNGQSHGYGVHTCEDGSRYIGEFKRGVKHGLGHYHFRNGDTYAGEYFADRMHGFGVYSFANGHRYEGAWHEGRRQGLGMYTFRNGETQAGHWQNGVLDTLSTQNIIPGSPIAVNHSKVLNAVQEARRAAERAYDVPRVDDKVNRAVASANKAANAARVAAVKAAQKRMPNNGNDLPLSVV